A window of the Tiliqua scincoides isolate rTilSci1 chromosome 5, rTilSci1.hap2, whole genome shotgun sequence genome harbors these coding sequences:
- the CTNNB1 gene encoding catenin beta-1, producing MATQADLMELDMAMEPDRKAAVSHWQQQSYLDSGIHSGATTTAPSLSGKGNPEDEDVDTSQVLYEWEQGFSQPFTQEQVADIDGQYAMTRAQRVRAAMFPETLDEGMQIPSTQFDAAHPTNVQRLAEPSQMLKHAVVNLINYQDDAELATRAIPELTKLLNDEDQVVVNKAAVMVHQLSKKEASRHAIMRSPQMVSAIVRTMQNTNDVETARCTAGTLHNLSHHREGLLAIFKSGGIPALVKMLGSPVDSVLFYAITTLHNLLLHQEGAKMAVRLAGGLQKMVALLNKTNVKFLAITTDCLQILAYGNQESKLIILASGGPQALVNIMRTYTYEKLLWTTSRVLKVLSVCSSNKPAIVEAGGMQALGLHLTDPSQRLVQNCLWTLRNLSDAATKQEGMEGLLGTLVQLLGSDDINVVTCAAGILSNLTCNNYKNKMMVCQVGGIEALVRTVLRAGDREDITEPAICALRHLTSRHQEAEMAQNAVRLHYGLPVVVKLLHPPSHWPLIKATVGLIRNLALCPANHAPLREQGAIPRLVQLLVRAHQDTQRRTSMGGTQQQFVEGVRMEEIVEGCTGALHILARDVHNRIVIRGLNTIPLFVQLLYSPIENIQRVAAGVLCELAQDKEAAEAIEAEGATAPLTELLHSRNEGVATYAAAVLFRMSEDKPQDYKKRLSVELTSSLFRTEPMAWNETADLGLDIGAQGEPLGYRPDDPSYRSFHSGGYGQDALGMDPMMEHEMAGHHPGADYPVDGLPDLGHAQDLMDGLPPGDSNQLAWFDTDL from the exons ATGGCAACACAAG CTGATTTGATGGAGTTAGATATGGCAATGGAGCCGGACAGAAAAGCAGCTGTTAGCCACTGGCAACAACAGTCGTACCTGGATTCTGGTATCCACTCTGGTGCCACAACAACAGCTCCCTCTTTGAGTGGCAAGGGAAACCCTGAAGATGAAGATGTTGATACCAGCCAAGTTCTGTACGAGTGGGAACAGGGATTCTCTCAGCCCTTCACCCAGGAGCAGGTTGCTG ACATTGATGGACAGTATGCTATGACCAGAGCACAGAGAGTGCGTGCTGCCATGTTTCCGGAAACACTGGATGAAGGCATGCAGATCCCATCAACACAGTTCGATGCTGCCCACCCAACAAATGTGCAGCGTCTGGCGGAACCATCCCAGATGTTAAAACATGCTGTGGTTAACTTGATAAACTATCAGGATGATGCAGAACTTGCAACTCGTGCCATCCCAGAACTGACCAAGCTTTTGAATGATGAGGACCAG GTGGTGGTAAACAAGGCTGCAGTTATGGTTCATCAGTTGTCCAAAAAAGAAGCCTCTCGCCATGCTATCATGCGCTCTCCTCAAATGGTATCTGCTATTGTGCGTACCATGCAGAATACAAATGATGTGGAAACGGCCCGTTGTACTGCAGGTACACTACATAACCTCTCTCATCATCGTGAAGGCCTGCTGGCAATCTTCAAATCTGGAGGTATTCCTGCTCTGGTTAAAATGCTTGG CTCTCCAGTGGATTCTGTACTCTTCTATGCCATTACTACCCTACACAATCTTCTGTTGCATCAAgaaggtgccaaaatggctgttcGCCTAGCTGGTGGCCTGCAGAAAATGGTTGCCTTACTCAACAAGACTAATGTCAAGTTTTTGGCCATTACCACAGACTGTCTTCAGATACTTGCTTATGGCAATCAAGAGAGCAAG CTTATCATTCTTGCAAGTGGAGGACCCCAGGCTCTAGTAAATATAATGAGAACCTATACTTATGAGAAATTACTGTGGACCACAAGTAGAGTACTGAAGGTCCTGTCAGTCTGCTCTAGTAACAAACCAGCAATTGTTGAAGCTG GTGGAATGCAGGCCTTGGGACTCCACCTTACAGATCCAAGCCAGCGTCTTGTTCAGAATTGTCTCTGGACTCTTAGAAATCTATCAGATGCTGCAACTAAGCAG GAAGGCATGGAGGGCCTCCTGGGAACCCTTGTGCAGCTGTTAGGCTCAGATGATATCAATGTTGTCACCTGTGCTGCTGGCATTCTTTCTAACCTTACTTGTAACAACTACAAGaataaaatgatggtgtgccaAGTTGGTGGTATTGAGGCTCTTGTGCGCACAGTTCTCCGGGCTGGTGACAGGGAAGACATCACAGAGCCAGCCATTTGTGCACTCCGTCACCTCACTAGTAGGCATCAAGAAGCCGAGATGGCTCAAAATGCAGTGCGTCTCCATTACGGACTTCCAGTGGTGGTTAAGCTCTTGCATCCTCCATCTCACTGGCCTCTTATTAAG GCTACAGTTGGTCTGATCCGCAATCTTGCACTCTGTCCAGCAAATCATGCTCCCTTGCGTGAACAAGGCGCTATACCAAGACTAGTCCAGCTGTTGGTTAGAGCACATCAGGATACACAACGTCGTACTTCAATGGGTGGCACACAGCAGCAGTTTGTG GAGGGTGTACGTATGGAAGAAATAGTCGAAGGCTGTACTGGTGCCCTCCATATCCTGGCTAGAGATGTCCACAACAGAATTGTAATTAGAGGTCTAAATACCATTCCATTGTTTGTGCAG CTGCTGTACTCCCCTATTGAGAACATCCAGAGAGTGGCTGCAGGTGTATTGTGTGAACTGGCTCAAGataaagaagcagctgaagcaATTGAAGCAGAAGGAGCTACAGCTCCACTGACAGAACTTCTTCATTCTAGGAATGAGGGTGTGG CAACATATGCAGCTGCAGTACTATTTAGGATGTCTGAGGATAAACCACAAGACTATAAGAAAAGACTTTCAGTTGAATTGACCAGCTCTCTATTCAGAACTGAACCGATGGCTTGGAATGAG ACTGCAGATCTTGGACTTGATATTGGTGCCCAGGGAGAACCTCTTGGATATCGCCCAGATG ATCCTAGCTACCGTTCTTTCCACTCTGGAGGATACGGTCAGGATGCCTTGGGTATGGACCCAATGATGGAACATGAAATGGCTGGCCACCACCCTGGTGCTGACTACCCAGTTGATGGGCTGCCAGATCTAGGACATGCCCAGGACCTTATGGATGGGCTGCCTCCAGGTGACAGTAATCAGTTGGCCTGGTTCGATACTGACCTGTAA